The Capsicum annuum cultivar UCD-10X-F1 unplaced genomic scaffold, UCD10Xv1.1 ctg81240, whole genome shotgun sequence genome includes the window CTGTTGGAACGCTCAAATTTTTAGTCTAAcacgcccagttttgcgtgtacAACACGCGTTTCTCCACGtcggatcggaggtcatatttgagcaattttgaatagttaaaggtcatagttgtgcactgtcaaagtttaaggtcaaagttataatttggtgtcaagtttaggatcatatttatgtattatgcctttaatatttcataaataacttTCCTTTATTCCACTTACCAAACCATCAGTATCATTAATGAAGTtactataatattattttttatttactaaaAAGGAGTTAAATTCATAAGTCTCCTACTTCTATATATTTGTTCTTccatttttgtttaatttatttaagTTTTCTCCTAAAATTGAAAATCTCTAAAAAAGGGAAGGGAAATGGCATATAGAATAGAAAGTGTgaaggaaataaaaataagggTGTTTAAGTGGGAAcaaatatgattaaaaataatgttgttgatcaaTATTACTACCAATTTAGGTCGTCATCGAGATTTGGATTTCTGATTTTAACAGTGAAAAACTAAATCGAGATTATAAGACCTTTAGGTTATTATGTCCCGGATAATGGGGAACAGGCGAGAACTACAATTCTCAAAAAAGGTGTTCAGCCATTTAAAATTGCTGAATCTCCTAATGAGTTTGTTAAAAACATCGAATTAGCTTTGAGCTTATCTGATTTgttatttaaagacacaattccGCATGTAGCTAATGTAATTTTTGATTATCTGTCTAGTAGCTTTGAgatttttggtgaaaaattaaatttgttgGGTACTAaaatggatgatgatgatgagttccACAAGATTGTTGTGGTTATTAATCTGGATATGTCGAGCAAACAAATTGGAATTGGGTCAGAAAGATCGATGAGTGCTTGTAGTTTCGTATTAAATAATTTGTATGAAACACTGACGAATGATGGTGACAGTAACAACAGCGAGAAAGAATTTTGTTTACAAGTTgatagagttcaagaatcttctGGTAGGTTTAGCAAAAAGAGAAAATTTGATACAGATATTCAGagtgaaaaaactaaaatacattatGCTTTTGAAGATTTTAATGTTCAGGAAATTTTGAATGCTTTGTTCGACTTCTTCACCTTGGAAAAAGGATTTCTTCATAAAGCTGAGGGCTTTGTTGGGAAAATTCACAAATTTAGGGTTATAAAAAGTGGACTGAAGATTATGAAACTGAAAATGGAAAATGTTGCGGCTTTTGAGTTGGGAGACATATGCCCTGTTTGCTTGAAGATTT containing:
- the LOC124895313 gene encoding uncharacterized protein LOC124895313; translated protein: MDDDDEFHKIVVVINLDMSSKQIGIGSERSMSACSFVLNNLYETLTNDGDSNNSEKEFCLQVDRVQESSGRFSKKRKFDTDIQSEKTKIHYAFEDFNVQEILNALFDFFTLEKGFLHKAEGFVGKIHKFRVIKSGLKIMKLKMENVAAFELGDICPVCLKIFEEESVVVFMPCSHMFHRRCVFTWLSNSNTCPICREGCSV